ATGGTAAAATTCTCAAGTCGAGTATTGATCAGAATCGAATTACAGCAACGGTTAAAGGTTCAATTAATCCCTACTTTGGGGTTTATAAAGAACCTCGGTATAATACGACGATTGAAATTAAACCGATTAGTTCTAGTGATTGGTCGAAAGCGATTAAAGTTTTGTCTTCCAAAGCGAGTTTTGTATCTAAGTTATTAATGAATGAAGTTCCTGATAATATTGAGGATGTGTTTGCAGATTTAGGTTTACATTTACTTCCGCAAAGCGAAAAAGATTTTAAAACGACTTGTTCTTGTCCAGATTGGTCAAATCCTTGTAAACATATTGCGGGGGTTTATTATTTAGTCGCATCCCAATTAGATGATGATCCTTTTTTGCTGTTTGAATTGAGGGGTTTATCGAAAGATGTCCTCAAAGCCGAGTTATCTCAATCTCCGTTAGGGCAGATTTTATCTCAAGAATTGACAACCCAGGAAATTTCTGT
The nucleotide sequence above comes from Planktothrix sp. FACHB-1365. Encoded proteins:
- a CDS encoding SWIM zinc finger family protein, producing MAQFSRTWWGKQFIEALEAFSDPARLGRGRSYARNGKILKSSIDQNRITATVKGSINPYFGVYKEPRYNTTIEIKPISSSDWSKAIKVLSSKASFVSKLLMNEVPDNIEDVFADLGLHLLPQSEKDFKTTCSCPDWSNPCKHIAGVYYLVASQLDDDPFLLFELRGLSKDVLKAELSQSPLGQILSQELTTQEISVQPSTSFYTTVETEGVSEKMSAREFWLGTHRLPQVVEEPSSVSLPAILIKKQGDFPAFWKKEHSFIQVMEEF